A genomic window from Emys orbicularis isolate rEmyOrb1 chromosome 8, rEmyOrb1.hap1, whole genome shotgun sequence includes:
- the FAM151A gene encoding protein FAM151A has protein sequence MVSSQRRCPSIGATGAAVIGVCVVAVISTCIALAVCLTINRTPPQDSAPKPAFETDGDLLEYLLNLGSIDRKDGLLVTWYHSANKKSELAAALKSDAMVLEADVNIEGHNTRNETDKPIMAHPPAIYSDNSFQEWLDVVLNSSSKGIKLDFKSIKAVGPSLDILLKKSSEVKLNRPLWLNADILMGPNVPINTAVNASLFLSLIQEKYPNCTLSLGWTTLYSFLFPNKTYTQKMIQKMHSIVGTLPQRVTFPVRAVMVRLAWPHFSWLLAQSDRYSLTLWQGKTDPIRVEDLLFIRDNSRAEQIYYDIYDPVLSQFKEAALNSTRKRFYYPGGNLLDYFHPADSDELWIEWYGMDHYENRLETLSILTDKRGMIALDIALQNSTIGNLIPVALSPSAGLPLEQGLVTVSRDLNPWGIYLNITESGALRPALELLSKLYAQNLLWNPIWISMALSFGSFETPGYMQGEEFLTAINSIFPYVTVAPGWPREVITAGYTDPLIDDMLTLCKDLWQQVSFQLEAVPLSRSWLATTKLLEISPSYTITVQHSYSEGSYCDGFPGLRSIRTHTQKGVYYKIPRQCRNALMADVLTS, from the exons ATGGTTTCCAGTCAGAGGAGGTGTCCTTCCATAGGAGCGACAGGAGCAGCAGTGATTGGTGTCTGCGTTGTTGCGGTGATTTCTACCTGCATCGCTCTGGCTGTGTGTCTGACCATTAACAGGACTCCCCCCCAAG ACTCTGCACCCAAACCAGCCTTTGAGACAGACGGAGACCTGTTAGAATACCTGCTAAATCTGGGAAGCATTGACAGGAAGGATGGATTGCTGGTCACCTGGTATCATTCTGCAAACAAAAAGAGCGAGCTGGCAGCTGCCTTGAaga GTGATGCTATGGTCCTGGAAGCAGATGTCAACATAGAAGGACATAACACTCGTAATGAGACCGACAAGCCCATCATGGCCCACCCCCCTGCTATTTACAGTGACAACTCTTTTCAGGAATGGCTGGATGTCGTCCTTAACTCATCTAGCAAAG GTATCAAGCTGGATTTCAAAAGCATCAAGGCAGTTGGCCCATCTCTGgatattttactaaagaaatCCTCAGAAGTGAAGCTCAATAGACCTCTGTGGTTAAACGCAGATATTCTAATGGGTCCCAATGTCCCCATAAACACTGCAGTTAACGCAAGTTT ATTCCTCTCACTCATCCAGGAGAAGTACCCAAACTGCACTCTCTCTCTGGGGTGGACGACCCTCTACTCATTTCTGTTCCCCAACAAAACCTACACTCAGAAAATGATTCAAAAGATGCACAGCATCGTGGGGACGCTGCCCCAAAGAGTCACCTTCCCTGTCAGGGCCGTCATGGTGAGATTGGCTTGGCCTCATTTCAGCTGGCTGCTGGCTCAGTCTGACAG GTATAGCCTGACTCTGTGGCAGGGGAAGACGGATCCGATCAGAGTGGAAGATCTCCTGTTCATCCGGGACAATAGCCGTGCTGAACAAATCTATTATGACATTTATGATCCTGTTCTGTCTCAGTTCAAGGAAGCAGCGT TGAATTCAACAAGAAAGAGATTCTACTATCCTGGAGGCAATTTGCTAGATTACTTTCACCCAGCAGACTCCGATGAACTATGGATAGAGTGGTATGGGATGGATCACTATGAGAACAGGCTGGAAACACTGTCAATTCTTACAG ATAAGAGGGGCATGATTGCCCTGGACATTGCATTACAGAATAGCACCATTGGAAATCTCATTCCCGTTGCACTGTCTCCATCAGCAGGCCTCCCCCTGGAACAGGGTCTGGTTACAGTATCCAGAGATCTCAATCCTTGGGGTATATACCTGAACATAACAGAATCCGGAGCACTTCGCCCTGCACTGGAGCTCCTTAGTAAGCTATATGCCCAGAATCTCTTATGGAACCCCATCTGGATAAGCATGGCGCTCTCCTTTGGAAGCTTTGAGACACCAGGATACATGCAAGGTGAAGAATTCCTAACAGCCATCAACAGCATTTTCCCATATGTTACCGtagcccctggctggcccagggAAGTGATAACTGCTGGTTACACTGACCCATTGATAGACGATATGCTCACACTCTGTAAGGATCTCTGGCAACAAGTGTCATTTCAGCTGGAGGCTGTGCCGCTGAGTAGATCATGGCTGGCGACTACAAAGCTGTTGGAGATTTCACCCAGCTACACCATCACTGTGCAACACAGTTACTCAGAGGGTAGCTACTGCGATGGCTTCCCAGGACTCCGGTCTATccgaacacacacacagaagggggTCTATTATAAGATACCGAGACAATGCAGAAATGCTTTGATGGCGGATGTCTTAACTTCTTAG